A single region of the Aurantiacibacter sp. MUD11 genome encodes:
- a CDS encoding PAS domain-containing sensor histidine kinase — translation MELSPTAMALLGLMLAAWTFGAVWLVVGSLQRARAARNARNNVRRLSRMIEDSPAIPLLVKPDGKMEGPERLAKWLGLEKLPGFLSEMDSGDGGLSAEDLKDLREAVRRTQKTAAPFSMVVTPKGSTKSLAVRGQLADPVIATGGAALVWWFDFSESQGELSRLRAETARARNDFAALVGLIEAAPMPMWFRSPEMDLRLVNSAYVKAVGAKDAAAVVDQQIELVETVDGLSAAQVAQQAHSRDMPVERIVQATVGSQRRTLRVSDLPLGEEGVAGYAIDIEEMEEQTRAFRAFRAAQRSMLDQLSVGVAQFDPDRLLSFANTPFQRIFELPSSTRVDPPDFDRFLDIARDRGRLPEVRDFPAWRTELGGWFLEDAPVEQAWTLSDGMHLRIVAQPMPDGGLVLVAEDRSEQLALSATRDTLLRTRTATFDSLFESLAVFAPDGRMQLWNRSFPQIWGLPEESLDKHPHVDKLLDRIANRLARPAQRKAIGDVVRAATLDRQERGGRVVLSDGRTLEFAGVPLPDGNGLLTVLDVTDSTKAEEALRERNQALEEADAVKTRFLANMSYEFRTPLTSIGGFAELLQSGVAGELSDQGKEYVAAIIASVERLSQQIESVLDLTQSEAGLLPIAPEDVELLPFATQVVRAREEAIEAKNITLDLRGDKTAGVVSADRRQLSRAIGNLLDNAIEATPDGGRILVALSRRKSGARIVISDNGEGMRPSELARAMDGYRIAGREENSGKRGLGLPLARQLIEAHGGKLEIQSEKGAGTTATVTLP, via the coding sequence ATGGAATTGTCGCCTACTGCAATGGCCTTGCTGGGCCTGATGCTTGCCGCGTGGACGTTTGGCGCGGTGTGGCTCGTGGTCGGCTCGCTTCAGCGCGCCCGCGCGGCGCGCAATGCCCGCAACAATGTCCGCCGCCTGTCGCGCATGATCGAGGATTCGCCGGCCATCCCGCTCCTGGTGAAGCCCGACGGCAAGATGGAAGGGCCGGAACGCCTCGCCAAGTGGCTGGGGCTGGAGAAGCTGCCGGGCTTCCTCAGCGAGATGGACAGCGGCGATGGCGGCCTGTCTGCCGAGGACCTGAAGGACCTGCGCGAGGCCGTCCGCCGTACGCAGAAGACCGCCGCGCCTTTCAGCATGGTGGTGACGCCCAAGGGTTCGACGAAGAGCCTCGCCGTGCGCGGCCAGCTGGCAGACCCGGTGATCGCGACCGGCGGGGCGGCGCTGGTGTGGTGGTTCGACTTCTCCGAAAGCCAGGGTGAGCTATCTCGCCTGCGCGCCGAAACGGCCCGTGCGCGTAACGACTTTGCCGCGCTCGTCGGCCTGATAGAGGCGGCCCCCATGCCGATGTGGTTCCGCAGCCCGGAGATGGACCTGCGGCTCGTCAACAGTGCCTATGTGAAGGCGGTGGGCGCGAAGGATGCGGCTGCCGTGGTCGACCAGCAGATCGAGCTTGTCGAGACGGTCGACGGGCTTTCCGCTGCGCAGGTCGCCCAGCAGGCCCACAGCCGCGACATGCCGGTGGAGCGGATCGTGCAGGCCACGGTGGGCAGCCAGCGTCGCACCTTGCGTGTCAGCGACTTGCCGCTGGGCGAAGAGGGCGTGGCCGGATACGCCATCGATATCGAGGAAATGGAAGAGCAGACGCGTGCCTTCCGTGCCTTCCGCGCGGCGCAGCGGTCGATGCTGGACCAGCTTTCGGTGGGCGTGGCGCAGTTCGATCCGGACCGCCTGCTCTCCTTCGCCAACACGCCTTTCCAGCGCATTTTCGAGCTGCCCAGTTCAACTCGCGTCGATCCGCCCGATTTCGACCGCTTCCTCGATATTGCCCGCGATCGCGGGCGCCTGCCCGAAGTGCGCGACTTTCCCGCCTGGCGAACCGAGCTGGGTGGCTGGTTCCTCGAGGATGCACCGGTGGAGCAGGCCTGGACGCTGTCGGACGGCATGCACCTGCGCATCGTCGCGCAGCCGATGCCCGATGGCGGGCTGGTGCTGGTGGCGGAGGACCGTTCCGAACAGCTCGCCCTGTCGGCCACGCGCGACACGCTGCTGCGGACGCGTACGGCGACCTTCGATTCGCTGTTCGAATCGCTTGCCGTGTTCGCGCCGGACGGGCGGATGCAGCTGTGGAACCGCAGCTTCCCGCAGATCTGGGGCCTGCCCGAAGAGTCGCTCGACAAGCACCCGCATGTCGACAAGCTGCTCGATCGCATCGCCAACCGCCTTGCCCGTCCGGCGCAGCGCAAGGCCATCGGCGACGTAGTGCGCGCCGCCACGCTGGACCGGCAGGAACGCGGCGGCCGCGTGGTCCTGTCCGACGGGCGCACGCTGGAATTCGCCGGCGTGCCGCTGCCCGATGGCAATGGCCTGCTGACCGTGCTCGACGTGACCGATTCAACCAAGGCGGAAGAGGCGCTGCGCGAACGCAACCAGGCACTGGAAGAAGCGGACGCGGTGAAGACCCGCTTCCTCGCCAACATGAGCTACGAATTCCGCACGCCGCTCACCTCCATCGGCGGTTTTGCCGAACTGCTGCAATCGGGCGTGGCGGGCGAATTGTCCGACCAGGGCAAGGAATATGTCGCCGCGATCATCGCCTCGGTGGAGCGGCTGTCGCAGCAGATCGAGAGCGTGCTCGACCTGACGCAGAGCGAGGCCGGGCTGCTGCCCATCGCGCCGGAAGACGTGGAACTGCTGCCCTTTGCCACGCAGGTCGTGCGCGCCCGTGAAGAGGCGATCGAGGCAAAGAACATCACGCTGGACCTGCGCGGCGACAAGACCGCTGGCGTCGTCAGCGCCGACCGTCGCCAGCTGAGCCGCGCCATTGGCAACCTGCTCGACAATGCCATCGAGGCGACGCCCGACGGAGGCCGCATCCTTGTGGCCCTGTCACGCCGCAAGTCGGGCGCGCGTATCGTCATTTCCGACAATGGCGAGGGCATGCGGCCTAGCGAACTGGCGCGGGCGATGGACGGCTATCGCATCGCCGGGCGCGAGGAAAACAGCGGCAAGCGCGGGCTTGGCCTGCCGCTTGCGCGCCAGCTGATCGAAGCGCATGGCGGTAAGCTGGAAATCCAGTCCGAAAAGGGCGCCGGCACTACGGCCACGGTGACCTTGCCTTGA
- a CDS encoding PD-(D/E)XK nuclease family protein, translated as MTGVQGAGLPRVYSIAAHRGFADALVAGLVPRYAEEDFGLARLTLLLPSARAARTLSEAFVRHAGATGTQGLLMPRMALVGDLDLDEALGPLFDSLGAGAAIPPAADPTRRWLRLAEFVGQAGARLGRREMTAPARLRLARDIAAAIDSLLVEEIGVEELWEERVLNALENNAEHWQENTKLFYAVAKMWEAELAERGELDAAARRNLLFREAARRMRDNPPATPFVAAGITSAAPALARLLRTVADLPDGAVVLPDFDLSMDAAVWEELGSAGDTSAETPFAAGDAVTHPQYHLKLLLNRMGVAREEVQPWHRAGIGKGPPERSHAISSLFLPPEASKSWVDLPAKRRRMAGVRLIETANPEEEAQSVALLVREALDEPEKRVAVVTPDRGLAARVAQHLRRWNVAADDSAGRPLSQTPAGRVLLLLAELAGEHAAPVPLMALVQHPLVQQDEDRQAWLRASRLFELELRGPRKEPGLAPLRPIAAEAGVSEWWQGVEDRLEPVFAAGESADLAQWLDLLAAAGEACCGLGLWAREDGRTLSQFVEDLRLHAREAALHVKADDLPAILRDAMDRVAVRPPYGGHPRVAIYGLLEARMTRADLVICAGLNEGTWPQRPSIDPLLAPGVLRTLGVPGADFRIGLSAHDLAGMLGAPEVVLTRSRRDVAGPAIPSRFLLRVRALLGADLVDRHVDTEVLGYARAIDDGRGFDSKPHPQPKPLPSAEQRRKDISVTALDRLRSDPYEFYAGKILRLAELDLLDAVPGPAWQGTLAHAILEDWHAGKGTLEVLAEHHLRALSAHPLLRALWWPRLLAGLQWVECQLAKKPGREPVKWEEWGEITVDGIRIFGKADRIDRLPNGTLAVVDYKTGRAPTKKEVENGYALQLGTIGLILRDGQFGHLSGAASLFEYWKLGKNKESETGFGSISSPLKLSSRQQGIEPDEFLPKTEQYLHEALGKWILGDEPFTARENPDAPGYSTYDQLMRLDEWLTQQNGDEA; from the coding sequence ATGACTGGGGTGCAAGGGGCTGGACTTCCACGGGTTTATTCGATCGCGGCGCATCGCGGCTTTGCCGACGCGCTGGTGGCCGGGTTGGTGCCGCGTTACGCCGAGGAGGACTTCGGCCTTGCGCGGCTGACGCTGCTGCTGCCGAGCGCTCGTGCGGCGCGCACGCTGTCCGAAGCCTTCGTCCGCCACGCCGGTGCCACCGGCACGCAAGGTCTGCTGATGCCGCGCATGGCACTGGTCGGCGATCTCGACCTCGACGAGGCGCTGGGGCCGCTGTTCGATTCGCTGGGGGCAGGGGCCGCCATCCCGCCAGCCGCCGACCCCACGCGCCGCTGGCTGCGACTGGCGGAATTCGTCGGCCAGGCCGGGGCCAGGCTGGGCCGCAGGGAAATGACCGCGCCCGCCCGCCTGCGGCTCGCACGCGATATCGCTGCCGCCATCGACAGCCTGCTGGTCGAGGAAATCGGCGTCGAGGAACTGTGGGAAGAGCGCGTGCTCAACGCGCTGGAGAACAATGCCGAGCATTGGCAGGAGAACACCAAGCTCTTCTACGCCGTCGCCAAGATGTGGGAGGCCGAACTGGCCGAGCGCGGCGAGCTGGATGCCGCCGCTCGTCGCAACCTGCTGTTTCGCGAAGCGGCCAGGCGGATGCGCGACAACCCGCCCGCGACGCCGTTCGTCGCTGCCGGTATAACCAGCGCCGCTCCCGCGCTCGCCCGCTTGTTGCGCACCGTGGCGGACCTGCCCGATGGCGCCGTGGTGCTGCCCGATTTCGACCTGTCGATGGACGCGGCAGTATGGGAGGAACTGGGCAGCGCCGGGGACACCTCTGCCGAGACGCCATTCGCCGCTGGCGATGCCGTTACTCACCCGCAATACCATCTCAAGCTGCTACTCAATCGCATGGGCGTGGCGCGTGAGGAGGTGCAGCCTTGGCACCGCGCCGGTATCGGCAAGGGACCGCCGGAGCGCAGTCACGCCATCTCCAGTCTGTTCCTGCCGCCCGAAGCCAGCAAGAGCTGGGTCGATCTGCCCGCCAAGCGTCGCCGCATGGCCGGCGTGCGCCTGATCGAGACGGCCAATCCCGAGGAAGAGGCGCAGTCCGTCGCCCTGCTGGTGCGAGAGGCACTGGACGAGCCGGAAAAGCGCGTCGCCGTGGTCACACCCGATCGCGGGCTGGCCGCGCGGGTGGCGCAGCACTTGCGGCGCTGGAACGTCGCGGCTGACGATTCCGCAGGTCGCCCGCTCAGCCAGACGCCCGCTGGCCGCGTGCTGTTGTTGTTGGCCGAGTTGGCGGGCGAACACGCGGCTCCGGTGCCGCTGATGGCGCTGGTGCAGCACCCGCTGGTGCAGCAGGATGAGGACCGTCAGGCCTGGCTGCGGGCCTCGCGCCTTTTCGAGCTGGAACTGCGCGGGCCGCGCAAGGAACCGGGCCTCGCGCCGCTGCGCCCGATAGCGGCGGAAGCCGGTGTTTCCGAGTGGTGGCAGGGTGTGGAGGATCGCCTCGAACCTGTCTTTGCCGCCGGGGAGAGCGCTGATCTTGCGCAGTGGCTCGACCTGCTGGCCGCTGCCGGCGAGGCGTGCTGCGGACTGGGCCTGTGGGCGCGCGAAGACGGTCGCACACTGTCGCAATTCGTCGAGGACCTGCGCCTGCATGCCCGCGAAGCGGCCCTGCATGTCAAGGCGGACGACCTGCCTGCCATCCTGCGCGATGCGATGGACCGGGTCGCGGTGCGTCCGCCCTATGGCGGCCACCCGCGCGTGGCCATTTACGGCTTGCTCGAAGCGCGCATGACGCGGGCGGACCTCGTCATCTGTGCCGGTCTCAACGAGGGCACATGGCCGCAGCGCCCATCCATCGATCCGCTGCTGGCGCCGGGGGTATTGCGCACGCTGGGCGTGCCGGGGGCGGATTTCCGGATCGGGCTTTCCGCGCATGACCTTGCCGGGATGCTGGGGGCGCCCGAGGTGGTGCTCACCCGTTCGCGGCGCGACGTGGCGGGTCCGGCCATTCCCAGCCGCTTCCTGCTTCGCGTCCGCGCTCTGCTGGGTGCCGACCTGGTGGACCGCCATGTCGATACCGAGGTGCTCGGCTATGCCCGCGCCATCGACGACGGGCGCGGTTTCGACAGCAAACCGCACCCGCAGCCGAAGCCGCTGCCCAGTGCCGAGCAGCGCCGCAAGGATATCAGCGTCACCGCGCTCGATCGGTTGCGCTCGGATCCCTACGAATTCTACGCCGGCAAGATCCTGCGTCTTGCCGAGTTGGACCTGCTCGATGCCGTTCCCGGCCCCGCCTGGCAGGGCACGCTTGCACACGCGATCCTGGAGGACTGGCACGCTGGCAAGGGCACGTTGGAAGTGCTGGCCGAGCATCATCTGCGTGCCCTTTCTGCCCACCCGCTGCTGCGCGCGCTGTGGTGGCCGCGCCTGCTCGCCGGGCTGCAGTGGGTTGAGTGCCAACTAGCCAAAAAGCCGGGCCGCGAGCCGGTCAAATGGGAGGAATGGGGCGAGATCACCGTCGACGGCATCCGGATATTCGGCAAGGCCGACCGGATCGATCGTCTGCCTAACGGAACGCTGGCGGTGGTCGATTACAAGACCGGTCGCGCGCCTACCAAGAAGGAAGTCGAGAACGGCTACGCGCTGCAACTGGGCACCATCGGCCTTATCCTGCGTGACGGCCAGTTCGGCCACCTCTCCGGTGCTGCAAGCCTGTTCGAATACTGGAAGCTGGGGAAGAACAAGGAGTCCGAGACGGGCTTCGGCAGCATTTCGTCCCCGCTCAAATTGTCATCTCGCCAGCAGGGTATCGAACCGGACGAGTTCCTGCCCAAGACCGAGCAGTACCTGCACGAAGCGCTGGGCAAGTGGATCCTGGGCGATGAGCCGTTCACCGCGCGCGAGAACCCGGATGCTCCGGGCTATTCGACCTACGACCAGCTGATGCGTCTCGACGAGTGGCTGACCCAGCAGAACGGGGACGAGGCATGA
- a CDS encoding aminoglycoside phosphotransferase family protein, which translates to MTRDLPAGLDDFLAQAGWEGAEIDPLPGDASFRRYFRIRKGDKGAMLMDAPPPHEDPTPFLHVGKWLGEQGLRAPEIYAEDAARGLVLIEDFGHDRMRDWLDVNPSEERRAYADAIEALVELHRRPPGPFDSYDWDVYLREVNLLPEWFAPAAGFAVDAEGYVDAWREVLLPMLPRQQPGVTVLRDYHAENIMLLGPRGEYSGEQGLIDFQDALVGHRAYDIVSLLQDARRDVSKELEGEMLDLYRSRIATDSDFAADYARLGAQRNAKIVGIFARLWKRDDKPRYLSMIPRVWDALERDLAHPALEPVARWFDANIPADVRAARGGGLG; encoded by the coding sequence ATGACACGCGACTTGCCCGCCGGGCTGGATGACTTTCTCGCGCAGGCGGGCTGGGAAGGGGCGGAGATCGACCCGCTTCCCGGCGATGCCAGCTTCCGCCGCTATTTCCGCATCCGCAAGGGCGACAAGGGCGCCATGCTGATGGACGCCCCGCCGCCGCACGAAGACCCGACGCCGTTCCTGCATGTCGGCAAGTGGCTGGGCGAACAGGGCCTGCGAGCGCCGGAAATCTACGCCGAGGATGCCGCGCGCGGCCTCGTGCTGATCGAGGATTTCGGGCACGACCGCATGCGCGACTGGCTGGACGTGAACCCGTCCGAGGAACGCCGCGCCTATGCCGATGCGATCGAGGCGCTGGTGGAGCTGCACCGGCGACCGCCGGGTCCGTTCGATAGCTATGACTGGGACGTCTACCTGCGCGAAGTGAACCTGCTGCCCGAATGGTTCGCGCCCGCCGCCGGCTTCGCCGTCGATGCCGAGGGCTATGTCGATGCCTGGCGCGAGGTGCTGCTGCCGATGCTGCCGCGCCAGCAGCCGGGCGTCACCGTGCTGCGCGACTATCATGCCGAGAACATCATGCTGCTCGGCCCGCGTGGGGAATACAGTGGCGAGCAGGGCCTGATCGACTTTCAGGACGCGCTGGTGGGCCACCGCGCCTACGACATCGTCTCGCTGCTGCAGGATGCCCGCCGCGACGTGTCGAAGGAGCTGGAGGGCGAGATGCTCGACCTCTACCGTTCGCGCATCGCCACCGATTCCGATTTTGCGGCCGACTACGCCCGCCTTGGCGCGCAGCGTAACGCCAAGATCGTCGGCATCTTCGCCCGCTTGTGGAAGCGCGACGACAAGCCGCGCTACCTCTCCATGATCCCGCGCGTGTGGGATGCGCTGGAGCGCGATCTTGCCCATCCGGCGCTGGAGCCGGTGGCGCGCTGGTTCGACGCCAATATCCCCGCCGACGTACGCGCCGCACGGGGAGGGGGCCTGGGGTGA
- the tsaE gene encoding tRNA (adenosine(37)-N6)-threonylcarbamoyltransferase complex ATPase subunit type 1 TsaE yields the protein MIVDLPDLAAMEALGARIAAQLREGDVVALSGGLGAGKTTLSRAILAALGHEGEVPSPTFTIVETYDHLDPAVVHADFYRLEDPSEAEQLGLDDYREGAVLLAEWPQNAGGFGDEAGCLQITLEIAGKGRKAIVEGGADWLGRMP from the coding sequence TTGATCGTCGACCTGCCGGACCTCGCCGCCATGGAGGCGCTGGGCGCGCGGATCGCCGCGCAATTGCGGGAAGGAGACGTGGTTGCCCTGTCCGGTGGCCTTGGCGCGGGCAAGACGACGCTGTCGCGCGCCATACTTGCCGCCCTTGGGCACGAGGGCGAAGTGCCTTCGCCGACCTTCACCATCGTCGAAACCTACGACCACCTCGATCCGGCGGTGGTCCATGCCGATTTCTACCGCCTCGAAGACCCGTCCGAGGCGGAACAGCTGGGTCTCGATGACTATCGCGAGGGTGCGGTGCTGCTGGCCGAATGGCCGCAGAACGCCGGCGGTTTCGGCGATGAGGCAGGCTGCCTGCAAATCACGCTGGAAATCGCGGGTAAGGGGCGCAAGGCGATTGTCGAAGGCGGGGCCGATTGGCTAGGGCGAATGCCATGA
- the addA gene encoding double-strand break repair helicase AddA, with protein MSGKVYPLQDNQREAVAPADSVWLSASAGTGKTQVLSARVLRLLLTDGVKPEHILCLTFTKAGAAEMATRVNEVLANWVRLPDEQLFVDLKNIGCEGTVEERERARTLFAAVLDCPGGGLRIDTIHAFSQWLLSAFPEEADLVPGTRPMEDRDRELLADRVLRELLVEWQAGDPSAVAALEQLSLKLGPDKAQAWLMRCAQAREAWFGRTAWQPPMADRLKRLLGAPVDLDAKDACQACADGTPGIEKVRRVMWAYDEWATQNGERYAQIVGEWLLQSVEDRFASLPDLLGQLYNDKGQLKYQNNLEKKVEGAAELAEDARLWMEEVSEQAVLCELVDFLTPSLELGRKFAIAWDEAKQREGLVDFDDLIRRAAALLGDKDMSAWIRFKLDRRFDHILVDEAQDTNEAQWAIIDALTDDFFSGEGQKEDRQRTIFVVGDYKQAIFGFQGTSPENFARAKARYAALLRARKENWAQGRNARSVNELRDLDLGRSYRTSQPVLDFVDQAIKAIGADSFGLEKPPERHVGDERPGLVTMWKPVPGQPEDADDDEEGGVEIRVSEPERRMADKLAQQVKGWLDGGFALAKGEKRNATAGDIMVLVRKRRELAGLIVARLHAAGVPVAGVDRLRLGAPLAVKDLMATLRFAAQPADDLSLASLLVSPIFGWSQEQLLEHGYRPKDKTLWSHLRDSDDPQVQETVEALRDLLARADFETPQALLHWLLVGPWQARGRLVARLGSEANDPIDELLGAALQFAATNTPSLQGFIRWFDAGEGELKRETEGPGGLVRVMTVHGSKGLQAPIVILADACGNPHDSKEAEFDLPEEQVVEDPTVPAIKMPLPPLSKAQRVGRIAQVEERTLASNLEEHWRLLYVAMTRAEEALFIGGALKKRESNPKPDSWYARLEPLFGDQWLDDANWGARAEWGEKAEPVEKREQADLGLRAVLPGWATRPIGAEPRPPRPLAPSRSADELGADPPLPTAQAAVAARRGVLVHALLERLPDVPRDMREGAGRAWIARHAPELTEGERDELLSGAIAVIDEPEWRDLFGPQALAEVPLAAVVEDQVIAGSADRLLVTPERVVVADFKTARRPPSRLEDVPESTVRQMAAYAAALRVIYPGREVEAVVLYTQTPQLIAIPAEVLERYKPGLSPA; from the coding sequence ATGAGCGGCAAGGTCTATCCCCTGCAAGACAATCAGCGCGAGGCCGTGGCGCCGGCGGACAGCGTCTGGCTTTCTGCCAGTGCGGGTACGGGCAAGACACAGGTGCTTTCCGCCCGCGTGCTGCGGTTGCTGCTGACCGATGGCGTGAAGCCCGAGCATATCCTCTGCCTCACCTTCACCAAGGCGGGTGCGGCGGAAATGGCCACCCGTGTGAACGAGGTGCTGGCCAACTGGGTCCGCCTGCCGGACGAACAGCTGTTCGTCGATCTCAAGAACATCGGTTGCGAGGGGACTGTGGAAGAGCGCGAGCGCGCCCGCACGCTGTTCGCCGCCGTGCTCGATTGCCCCGGCGGGGGGCTGCGGATCGACACGATCCACGCCTTCTCGCAATGGCTGCTCTCCGCCTTTCCGGAAGAGGCGGACCTCGTCCCCGGCACCCGCCCGATGGAGGATCGCGACCGCGAATTGCTGGCTGACCGCGTGCTGCGGGAATTGCTGGTCGAGTGGCAGGCAGGCGATCCGTCGGCAGTGGCGGCGCTGGAGCAGCTGTCATTGAAACTTGGCCCGGACAAGGCGCAGGCATGGCTGATGCGCTGTGCACAGGCGCGCGAGGCGTGGTTCGGTCGGACGGCGTGGCAGCCGCCGATGGCGGACCGGCTCAAGCGACTGCTCGGCGCCCCGGTAGACCTCGATGCCAAGGACGCGTGCCAGGCTTGTGCCGATGGCACACCGGGCATCGAGAAAGTCCGCCGCGTGATGTGGGCCTACGACGAGTGGGCGACGCAGAACGGCGAGAGATACGCGCAGATCGTTGGCGAATGGCTGCTCCAATCGGTCGAGGACCGCTTCGCCAGCCTGCCGGATCTGCTGGGCCAGCTCTACAATGACAAGGGTCAGCTAAAGTACCAAAACAACCTGGAAAAGAAGGTCGAAGGGGCGGCCGAACTGGCCGAGGATGCGCGCCTGTGGATGGAGGAAGTCTCCGAACAGGCAGTGCTGTGCGAGCTGGTCGACTTCCTCACCCCTTCACTGGAACTGGGGCGCAAATTCGCCATCGCCTGGGACGAGGCCAAGCAGCGCGAAGGGCTGGTCGATTTCGACGACCTGATCCGCCGTGCCGCCGCCCTGTTGGGCGACAAGGACATGTCCGCCTGGATCCGCTTCAAGCTGGATCGGCGGTTCGACCATATCCTGGTGGACGAGGCGCAGGACACCAACGAAGCGCAATGGGCCATCATCGATGCGCTGACGGACGATTTCTTCTCCGGCGAAGGCCAGAAGGAAGATCGCCAGCGCACCATCTTCGTGGTCGGCGACTACAAGCAGGCGATTTTCGGCTTCCAGGGCACCAGTCCGGAGAATTTCGCCAGGGCCAAGGCGCGCTATGCGGCGCTGCTGCGCGCGCGCAAGGAGAACTGGGCGCAGGGGCGCAATGCCCGCTCGGTCAACGAATTGCGCGATTTGGACCTTGGCCGATCCTACCGCACCTCGCAGCCGGTGCTCGATTTCGTCGACCAGGCGATCAAGGCCATCGGGGCCGACAGCTTCGGACTGGAAAAGCCGCCGGAACGGCATGTGGGGGACGAGCGACCCGGCCTCGTCACCATGTGGAAGCCGGTGCCCGGCCAGCCCGAGGATGCCGACGACGACGAGGAAGGCGGCGTCGAGATTCGCGTGTCGGAGCCTGAGCGGCGCATGGCCGACAAGCTGGCGCAGCAGGTCAAGGGCTGGCTTGATGGAGGTTTCGCGCTGGCCAAGGGCGAGAAGCGCAACGCCACGGCGGGCGATATCATGGTGCTGGTGCGCAAGCGGCGCGAACTGGCGGGGTTGATCGTGGCCCGGTTGCATGCGGCCGGCGTGCCTGTAGCCGGTGTGGACCGCCTGCGCCTGGGTGCTCCACTGGCGGTGAAGGACCTGATGGCGACGCTGCGGTTTGCCGCGCAACCGGCAGACGACCTGTCGCTGGCCAGCCTGCTGGTCTCGCCGATCTTCGGATGGTCGCAGGAGCAATTGCTCGAACACGGCTATCGCCCGAAGGACAAGACGCTGTGGTCGCACTTGCGCGATAGCGACGACCCGCAGGTGCAGGAGACGGTGGAGGCCCTGCGCGACCTGCTTGCACGCGCCGATTTCGAAACGCCGCAGGCCTTGTTGCACTGGCTGCTGGTCGGCCCGTGGCAGGCCCGCGGCAGGCTGGTCGCGCGGCTTGGCAGCGAGGCGAACGACCCGATCGACGAACTGCTGGGTGCCGCGCTGCAATTCGCCGCCACCAATACGCCCAGCCTGCAGGGCTTCATTCGCTGGTTCGATGCGGGCGAAGGCGAATTGAAGCGCGAGACCGAGGGGCCGGGCGGGCTTGTCAGGGTGATGACGGTGCACGGTTCCAAGGGACTGCAGGCGCCCATCGTCATCCTCGCCGATGCTTGCGGCAACCCGCATGATTCCAAGGAAGCCGAGTTCGATCTGCCCGAGGAGCAGGTGGTCGAGGACCCGACCGTGCCCGCCATCAAGATGCCCCTGCCACCGCTGTCGAAGGCGCAGCGCGTGGGGCGCATCGCGCAGGTGGAGGAACGGACGCTGGCCTCCAACCTCGAGGAGCACTGGCGCCTGCTCTATGTCGCCATGACGCGCGCGGAGGAGGCGCTGTTCATCGGCGGCGCGCTGAAGAAGCGTGAGAGTAATCCGAAACCCGATAGCTGGTATGCCCGGCTCGAACCGCTGTTCGGCGACCAGTGGCTCGACGATGCCAATTGGGGCGCGCGGGCCGAATGGGGCGAAAAGGCCGAGCCGGTGGAGAAACGCGAGCAGGCTGACCTGGGCCTGCGCGCCGTGCTGCCGGGCTGGGCGACCCGTCCCATCGGTGCCGAGCCGCGCCCGCCGCGTCCGCTGGCGCCTTCGCGCAGCGCAGACGAACTGGGCGCCGACCCGCCGCTTCCCACCGCTCAGGCTGCCGTTGCCGCTCGCCGAGGCGTGCTGGTCCATGCCCTGCTGGAGCGCCTGCCGGACGTCCCCCGCGACATGCGCGAGGGGGCGGGCAGGGCATGGATCGCTCGCCACGCCCCGGAACTGACTGAAGGTGAGCGCGACGAACTGCTTTCCGGTGCCATCGCGGTGATCGACGAGCCGGAATGGCGCGACCTCTTCGGTCCGCAAGCTTTGGCCGAGGTTCCGCTGGCTGCCGTGGTAGAGGATCAGGTCATTGCCGGCAGCGCCGACCGGCTGCTGGTGACGCCCGAGCGCGTCGTGGTCGCCGATTTCAAGACCGCCCGGCGCCCGCCATCGCGGCTCGAGGACGTGCCGGAAAGCACGGTGCGGCAGATGGCGGCCTACGCCGCAGCGCTGCGGGTCATCTATCCCGGGCGGGAGGTCGAGGCCGTGGTGCTGTACACCCAGACCCCGCAGCTGATCGCCATTCCGGCCGAGGTGCTGGAGCGCTACAAACCCGGTTTGTCCCCCGCTTAA
- a CDS encoding nucleotidyltransferase family protein — MSKLASDTAMVLAAGMGKRMRPLTATQPKPMVRVAGKPLLDHALDKLADAGIARAVVNVHYLADAIEAHVQGRGTPSVTISDERELLLETGGGMVKAADQLPDPFFCLNSDNIWLDGPVDAFHDLSAHWDADRMDALLLLVPHKGAHNFRGLGDFHLDAHGKVRRRVRPRVAPYVFTGIQLVAKRLLEGAPEGPFSTNLLWDKAIAAGRLYGVPFTGQWFEVGTPQSIAPTEAALSDR, encoded by the coding sequence GTGAGCAAGCTCGCGTCAGACACGGCGATGGTGCTGGCCGCCGGCATGGGCAAGCGGATGCGTCCGCTCACCGCCACCCAGCCCAAGCCGATGGTGCGCGTTGCGGGCAAGCCGCTGCTCGACCATGCGCTGGACAAGCTGGCCGATGCGGGCATCGCGAGGGCCGTGGTCAACGTCCACTACCTGGCCGACGCTATCGAGGCGCATGTGCAGGGGCGGGGTACGCCATCGGTCACCATTTCCGACGAGCGTGAACTGCTGCTGGAAACCGGCGGCGGCATGGTGAAGGCTGCGGACCAGCTGCCCGATCCGTTCTTCTGCCTCAACTCCGACAACATCTGGCTGGATGGCCCGGTCGATGCCTTCCATGACCTGTCTGCCCATTGGGATGCGGACAGGATGGACGCGCTGCTGTTGCTGGTGCCGCACAAGGGCGCGCACAATTTCCGCGGGCTGGGTGATTTCCACCTCGATGCACACGGCAAGGTGCGCCGCCGGGTGCGTCCGCGCGTCGCGCCCTATGTCTTCACCGGCATCCAGCTGGTCGCCAAGCGCCTGCTCGAAGGCGCGCCGGAAGGGCCGTTCTCCACCAACCTGTTGTGGGACAAGGCGATAGCGGCAGGCCGTCTCTACGGCGTACCCTTCACCGGGCAATGGTTCGAAGTCGGCACTCCGCAATCCATCGCTCCCACCGAAGCGGCCCTTTCGGACCGGTGA